From a single Calothrix sp. NIES-2098 genomic region:
- a CDS encoding KaiC protein — protein sequence MRGDGLQMNNNRLLTGILGLNEVLHGGYVPGRAYLVRGGPGTGKTTLGMHFLASGAANGEPVLFITLAETVAQLQKTAEGLKFDTQGIAFLDLSPTSEFFAQVKTYDIFSAAEVEREPTTQRIVEQVESLKPQRIFIDSMTQFRYLTTDPFQFRKQVLSFLRFLTEKDITVLFTSEHSVEAPDDDLQFMSDGVLNLDFNQGNRTLSVSKFRGSDFRSGNHSFRLTSDGMQIFPQLLSKVLEQVLTTEMISSGIPEIDELLHGGIERSTITIISGPSGVGKSTLGLQFMKEAAGRGERSVIYVFEENKETLLRRAEGVNVPVHAMQKRGTLSIVQIEPLHYTADEFANLVRQEVEEQQARIVMIDSVSGYRLSVRGEDLTPHIHSLCKYLQNMGVAVLLINEVESITGEFQATEIGISYLADNIIFLRYLEIHSELRRVIGVLKKRMSDFEKTLREFQISRYGIKVGSPLNRLRGILTGIPELLEGE from the coding sequence ATGCGGGGAGATGGCTTGCAGATGAATAACAATCGTTTACTGACAGGAATTTTGGGACTCAACGAAGTTCTTCATGGTGGCTATGTTCCCGGTCGTGCTTATCTGGTTCGAGGGGGGCCGGGCACTGGTAAAACGACGTTAGGAATGCACTTTTTAGCGTCAGGAGCCGCAAACGGGGAACCCGTTCTGTTCATTACACTGGCAGAAACGGTTGCTCAACTGCAAAAAACGGCTGAAGGATTGAAGTTTGACACTCAGGGGATCGCGTTTCTTGACCTTAGCCCCACTTCCGAATTTTTTGCTCAGGTAAAAACCTACGATATTTTCTCAGCGGCTGAAGTCGAGCGCGAACCGACGACCCAACGTATTGTGGAACAAGTTGAAAGCTTGAAGCCGCAGCGAATTTTCATTGACTCGATGACACAGTTTCGCTACCTGACGACCGATCCCTTCCAGTTTCGTAAGCAGGTGTTATCGTTTTTGCGATTTTTGACAGAGAAAGACATCACGGTTCTGTTTACCTCAGAACATAGCGTCGAAGCCCCCGACGATGATTTACAGTTTATGAGCGACGGGGTGCTTAATTTAGACTTTAATCAGGGCAATCGCACTCTATCTGTTTCCAAGTTTCGAGGGAGTGATTTTCGCAGCGGCAACCACAGCTTTCGCCTCACCAGTGACGGAATGCAGATTTTTCCACAGTTACTGTCCAAAGTATTGGAACAAGTGCTGACCACAGAAATGATTTCCTCTGGGATTCCAGAAATTGATGAACTGTTGCATGGTGGCATTGAACGCAGCACGATTACCATCATCAGCGGGCCGAGCGGTGTGGGCAAGAGTACGCTGGGGCTTCAGTTTATGAAAGAGGCAGCCGGACGGGGAGAGCGATCCGTGATTTACGTCTTTGAGGAAAATAAGGAAACGCTGTTGCGTCGGGCTGAAGGAGTCAATGTTCCGGTTCACGCGATGCAGAAGCGCGGCACTTTATCGATCGTGCAAATCGAACCGCTCCACTATACCGCTGATGAATTTGCCAACCTCGTGCGCCAGGAAGTCGAAGAACAGCAGGCACGGATTGTCATGATCGATAGTGTGTCTGGTTATCGGCTCTCAGTTCGAGGCGAAGACTTAACACCTCACATCCATTCCCTTTGTAAGTATTTGCAAAACATGGGGGTTGCTGTTCTGCTGATTAACGAGGTTGAATCAATTACGGGAGAATTTCAGGCAACCGAAATTGGAATTAGCTATTTAGCAGACAATATTATCTTTCTGCGCTATCTGGAAATACACAGCGAATTGAGACGCGTAATCGGCGTACTGAAGAAGCGGATGAGCGATTTTGAGAAAACCCTACGTGAATTTCAAATCAGTCGTTATGGGATTAAGGTTGGCAGTCCGCTCAACCGACTTCGAGGTATCCTCACAGGTATCCCCGAATTGTTAGAAGGTGAGTAA
- a CDS encoding group 1 glycosyl transferase, with amino-acid sequence MRVLFLHNNFPAQYRHVAVNLAQDPNNVVVFGTKNREVTLAGIHKAIFEPNREPHPTTHHYVRPLENAVLHGQAVYKLAEQLKAQSFVPDIICGHSGWGPTLFMKDAFPDTPLICYFEWFYHAYGSDADFDPTEPLTVDDVARIRIKNAPILLDLYTCDRGLSPTNWQRSQFPPEFQSKISVLHDGVDTEFFQPKPNAKLVLPNLDLSGVDEIVTYVARGMEPYRGFPQFIEAIAYVQERRPNCHIVIVGADRVCYGKTLPEGKTYKNLMLEKVPLDLSRVHFTGTLPYGQYLQVIQASSVHVYLTRPFVLSWSMIEAMSTGCLVLGSDTAPVTEIIQDGENGLLVDFFSPQKIADRIDEVLDNPTKMAELRVNARKTVLERYALADLLPKHIQMIKDIANC; translated from the coding sequence ATGCGAGTTCTCTTTCTCCATAACAATTTTCCGGCTCAGTACCGCCACGTAGCTGTCAATCTGGCACAAGATCCCAACAATGTAGTTGTATTTGGCACTAAAAATCGAGAAGTCACTCTCGCTGGTATTCATAAAGCAATTTTTGAACCCAATCGCGAACCTCATCCCACCACCCATCATTACGTTCGACCATTAGAGAATGCGGTTTTGCACGGACAAGCTGTATATAAGCTTGCTGAACAACTCAAAGCCCAAAGCTTTGTCCCAGATATAATTTGCGGACATTCTGGTTGGGGCCCGACTTTATTTATGAAGGATGCATTTCCAGACACACCCCTCATCTGTTATTTTGAATGGTTTTATCATGCTTACGGCTCAGACGCAGATTTCGATCCCACAGAACCGCTAACTGTTGATGATGTAGCGCGTATCCGGATCAAAAACGCACCGATATTACTGGATTTATATACTTGCGATCGCGGTTTGTCACCAACAAATTGGCAAAGATCTCAGTTTCCTCCAGAATTTCAAAGTAAGATTTCTGTTTTACACGATGGAGTTGATACAGAATTTTTTCAACCCAAACCCAACGCTAAACTTGTATTACCTAATCTCGACCTTTCTGGTGTCGATGAAATTGTCACCTATGTAGCTAGGGGAATGGAACCTTATCGCGGTTTTCCTCAGTTTATTGAAGCGATCGCTTACGTACAAGAACGCAGACCAAATTGTCATATAGTAATTGTTGGTGCAGATAGAGTTTGCTATGGCAAAACTTTACCAGAAGGTAAAACCTACAAAAACCTGATGCTGGAAAAAGTTCCCCTCGATTTATCACGGGTTCACTTCACTGGGACTTTACCCTACGGACAATATCTGCAAGTAATTCAGGCTTCTTCTGTTCACGTCTATTTAACCAGACCATTTGTACTTTCTTGGTCAATGATTGAAGCAATGTCCACAGGATGCTTAGTTTTAGGTTCTGATACTGCACCTGTAACTGAGATTATTCAAGATGGCGAAAACGGTTTACTAGTAGATTTTTTCTCACCCCAAAAGATTGCTGACAGAATTGATGAGGTATTAGATAATCCCACAAAAATGGCGGAACTTCGCGTCAATGCGAGAAAAACTGTGCTAGAGCGTTACGCCTTAGCTGATTTATTACCTAAACATATTCAGATGATTAAGGATATAGCAAATTGCTGA
- a CDS encoding (2Fe-2S)-binding domain protein: MPDNEKSGRKTSRRGFLGQALTAAGTAIAAPTLLNQASIAKEATQNSQGEITVKLRVNGEQQTLNIEPRVTLLDALREHLGLVGSKKGCDRGQCGACTVLIDGERVYSCLALAVMQEDKNIVTIEGLAKGDTLHPVQAAFIENDGFQCGYCTPGQICASVALLDEVKRGCASVVTADLTSPPQLADISEKEIKERLSGNLCRCSAYNGIVAAVQQAAGQTPPSANADVMVSESGEIA; the protein is encoded by the coding sequence ATGCCAGACAATGAAAAAAGCGGGAGGAAAACTTCCCGACGCGGTTTTTTGGGGCAAGCATTAACCGCAGCGGGTACAGCCATTGCAGCTCCCACTTTGCTCAATCAAGCAAGCATAGCCAAAGAAGCTACTCAAAATTCCCAAGGAGAGATAACCGTGAAACTGAGGGTAAATGGCGAGCAACAAACTCTCAATATTGAACCGCGCGTAACATTACTGGATGCGCTGCGCGAACATTTAGGCTTAGTGGGCAGTAAGAAGGGCTGCGATCGCGGGCAATGTGGAGCGTGTACTGTATTAATTGATGGCGAGCGAGTTTATTCCTGTCTAGCTTTGGCTGTGATGCAGGAAGATAAGAACATTGTCACCATCGAAGGTTTGGCGAAAGGCGATACTCTTCATCCAGTCCAAGCGGCATTTATCGAGAACGATGGCTTTCAATGCGGTTATTGTACGCCAGGACAGATTTGTGCCTCTGTTGCCCTACTTGATGAAGTGAAACGAGGTTGCGCTAGCGTTGTCACCGCCGATTTAACCAGTCCGCCACAATTAGCTGACATCTCGGAAAAAGAAATCAAAGAGCGATTAAGTGGTAATCTCTGCCGATGTAGCGCTTACAACGGCATTGTAGCAGCAGTCCAACAGGCAGCAGGGCAAACTCCACCCTCTGCTAATGCAGATGTCATGGTGAGTGAATCAGGGGAAATAGCATGA
- a CDS encoding histidine kinase, producing MSRIVIFVEQTENRRLLAEWLGRYYDVAVGESVVQAKNAVPLLNEPFDLCILDGPALHHLWEWVQERKHVEQPVFLPVLLITLAADVKLLTRHLWQTVDELISKPIEKLELQARVEMLLRSRRLSLQLQAALEQERELKQLKSRFVSMVSHEFRNPLNSISGFTYLLEQHDLPSERRADFFQRIQTAVKAMTALLDDVLALGKVETGTLGANLTPMGIEPFCRELVEEIQVAMKSNHTIQIDCEDEYFTARVNEALLRQILTNLLSNAIKYSAPQSTIRLRFQSQAEAVIFQVQDEGIGISPTDRGRLFESFYRASNVGKIPGTGLGLAIVKQLVEQVGGTISVTSEINVGTTFTVTLPINQ from the coding sequence ATGAGCCGAATTGTAATCTTTGTTGAGCAAACGGAAAATCGCCGCCTCTTAGCAGAGTGGCTGGGACGATATTACGATGTCGCAGTCGGAGAATCTGTGGTGCAGGCAAAGAATGCCGTCCCACTGCTCAACGAACCATTTGACCTGTGCATTTTGGATGGTCCAGCCTTGCATCATTTGTGGGAATGGGTACAGGAAAGGAAACACGTAGAGCAACCTGTATTTTTGCCTGTCTTGCTGATTACACTCGCAGCGGATGTCAAACTGTTGACACGACATCTCTGGCAAACCGTTGATGAACTGATTAGCAAACCGATCGAAAAGTTAGAGTTACAGGCACGGGTGGAAATGCTGCTGCGATCGCGGCGACTCTCCCTCCAGCTTCAGGCTGCACTGGAGCAAGAACGCGAACTCAAACAATTGAAATCTCGGTTTGTCTCAATGGTTTCTCATGAATTTCGCAATCCACTCAATAGCATTTCTGGATTTACTTACCTATTAGAGCAGCACGACTTACCATCCGAACGACGAGCCGACTTTTTCCAACGGATTCAAACAGCGGTTAAAGCTATGACAGCCTTACTGGATGATGTCTTGGCGCTTGGCAAAGTGGAAACAGGTACATTGGGGGCTAATCTTACACCGATGGGGATCGAGCCATTCTGCCGTGAATTGGTTGAAGAAATTCAAGTTGCCATGAAAAGCAATCATACGATTCAAATAGACTGTGAAGACGAATACTTTACAGCTCGCGTCAATGAAGCACTGCTGCGACAGATTCTAACCAATTTACTCTCTAACGCGATTAAATATTCAGCCCCCCAAAGCACCATTCGGCTTAGATTCCAGAGTCAAGCGGAAGCGGTAATCTTTCAAGTGCAGGATGAGGGCATTGGCATTTCCCCAACCGATCGAGGCAGGTTGTTTGAATCTTTTTACCGTGCCAGCAATGTCGGTAAGATTCCGGGAACGGGGTTAGGGTTGGCAATTGTGAAACAGCTAGTTGAGCAAGTAGGTGGAACGATCTCAGTAACTAGCGAGATTAATGTTGGAACAACGTTTACTGTAACTTTGCCGATCAACCAATAG
- a CDS encoding multi-sensor signal transduction histidine kinase, with product MAFTDRACALQQTFDSEGILHKMTNQIRRSLELPEILTATVAEVRGFLGTDRVMVYRFDTDDSGEVIAESIHEQRLPSLLGLHFPAGDIPQQSRELFITARQRVIVDVTNGKIGLSPLYSPETGQFLQTEDTYYRQVDPCHIQYLTALGVQSSFVVPILHRDLKERSAKPQLWGLLVSHHSQPRSILPWELKLLQQVADQVEIAIAQSNLLSEARSQQKQQALINQIAILLNQLPTIQFPTALESTIKAFDGIGGRLYIEQSGELYTWGEQPKLPYELNSIVIEQHPVWQNWIADCKQGEVLAIPDLYKEAHLRVLAVGFQPTKIRGILVIPLYYRNSFIGVCSIFRPEFDTEILWAGRCEENQRHRLPQLSFEVWREQKKGQAPQWKPEDIFLAQALSYHFSMAIQQQQMYQQVQVLNTSLEQRVQEQTGELEKSLLFTKVIKQITEQIRSTLDLKITLQTIVQEVRPLLNSDRVLIFQILDESDGEVIVEEINGNYPSVLGIKAPSGCFPNEYAHLYAHGRVRTINDVSTASLSDCHREFLVNLQVQANLIIPINMGTQLWGLLIAHQCDAPRNWQDAEIELMLQLADQAGIAIQQAQLYEQSHTAENQAKAKAQQLERTLSELRQTQTQLIQNEKMSSLGQLVAGVAHEINNPVNFIYGNLSYANDYTQQLLKLLRLYQSHYSQPNNEISSLEKAIDVDFVAEDLPKIISSMQVGADRICSIVQSLRNFSRLDEAEFKPVDLHEGIDNTLLILQHRLKSTVNFPGVKVVKDYGELPVVRCYAGQMNQVFMNILSNALDALEMHAEKNESFIPSICISTRVSADHSFVLIRIADNGPGMTDEVKKRIFDPFYTTKPVGKGTGLGLAISYQIIVEKHGGVIECVSELDKGTEFWMEIALNPQCKVNSQYINSLLPTFEMVQVKTNSQNLINQ from the coding sequence ATGGCATTTACCGATCGAGCATGTGCATTGCAGCAAACCTTTGACTCAGAAGGTATACTGCACAAAATGACCAACCAAATTAGGCGATCGCTTGAACTTCCAGAAATCTTAACAGCTACTGTTGCTGAGGTTCGCGGATTTTTGGGTACAGACCGAGTGATGGTCTATCGGTTTGATACTGATGATAGCGGTGAGGTGATTGCTGAGTCCATTCACGAGCAGCGTTTGCCATCTCTGTTGGGTTTACACTTTCCTGCTGGTGATATCCCCCAGCAGTCAAGAGAGTTGTTTATCACAGCCCGACAAAGGGTAATTGTGGATGTAACTAATGGCAAAATTGGGTTATCGCCACTCTATTCTCCAGAAACTGGTCAGTTCCTACAAACAGAGGACACTTACTATCGTCAGGTCGATCCGTGTCATATTCAATACTTGACAGCATTGGGCGTACAATCTTCGTTTGTAGTGCCAATTTTACACCGCGACCTCAAAGAGCGATCGGCAAAGCCTCAACTATGGGGATTGTTAGTATCGCACCACAGTCAACCACGAAGTATTTTGCCGTGGGAACTGAAATTATTACAACAAGTTGCAGATCAGGTAGAAATTGCGATCGCTCAAAGCAATCTCCTCTCGGAAGCTCGTTCTCAGCAAAAACAACAAGCCTTAATTAACCAAATCGCCATCCTGTTAAATCAACTGCCGACAATCCAATTCCCCACTGCTTTAGAATCAACTATTAAGGCTTTTGATGGTATTGGTGGCAGACTTTATATCGAGCAGAGTGGGGAACTTTATACCTGGGGCGAACAGCCAAAATTACCCTACGAGCTAAACAGTATAGTTATTGAACAGCATCCCGTATGGCAAAACTGGATAGCAGATTGCAAACAAGGTGAAGTTTTAGCAATTCCAGACCTTTACAAAGAAGCGCATTTGCGAGTTTTAGCTGTCGGGTTTCAACCTACTAAAATTAGAGGAATCTTGGTAATTCCCCTGTATTACCGCAATAGTTTTATCGGTGTTTGCAGCATTTTTCGTCCAGAGTTTGATACCGAAATTTTGTGGGCTGGACGCTGTGAGGAAAATCAACGACACAGATTACCCCAGCTTTCCTTTGAGGTTTGGCGAGAACAAAAAAAAGGACAAGCACCACAATGGAAACCTGAAGATATTTTTCTTGCACAGGCCTTGAGCTATCACTTCTCAATGGCCATTCAGCAACAGCAAATGTACCAACAGGTGCAGGTACTGAATACTAGCTTAGAACAGCGAGTGCAAGAGCAAACTGGCGAACTGGAAAAATCTCTACTCTTTACCAAGGTCATCAAGCAAATCACTGAACAAATACGCTCTACATTAGACTTAAAAATCACTCTGCAAACTATTGTTCAAGAAGTCCGCCCCTTGCTCAATTCCGATCGCGTGTTAATTTTCCAAATATTAGATGAGTCTGATGGTGAGGTGATTGTAGAAGAAATCAATGGCAACTATCCATCCGTTTTGGGAATCAAAGCACCGTCAGGATGCTTTCCTAATGAGTATGCTCATCTTTACGCTCACGGAAGAGTGCGGACAATTAATGATGTGTCCACAGCTAGTTTGAGTGATTGTCATCGAGAGTTCTTGGTCAATCTGCAAGTACAGGCCAACTTGATTATTCCGATAAATATGGGTACGCAACTATGGGGATTACTAATCGCCCATCAATGTGATGCTCCACGAAATTGGCAAGATGCGGAAATTGAGTTAATGCTACAGTTAGCAGATCAGGCTGGGATCGCAATTCAGCAGGCGCAACTTTACGAACAAAGCCATACTGCGGAAAATCAGGCTAAGGCTAAAGCTCAACAGCTAGAACGTACTTTAAGTGAACTACGACAAACACAAACACAACTCATTCAAAACGAAAAAATGTCTAGTTTGGGGCAGTTAGTTGCAGGGGTAGCACATGAAATTAACAATCCAGTTAACTTTATCTACGGTAATCTGTCTTACGCTAATGATTACACTCAACAACTACTAAAACTTTTACGCCTCTACCAATCGCACTATTCCCAACCAAATAACGAAATTAGCTCCTTAGAAAAAGCGATCGATGTTGATTTTGTAGCAGAAGACTTACCAAAAATTATCTCTTCTATGCAGGTAGGAGCCGATCGCATTTGCTCAATCGTACAATCTTTACGCAATTTTTCTCGCTTGGATGAAGCGGAATTTAAACCTGTTGACTTACACGAAGGTATTGATAACACTTTACTAATTTTGCAACATCGCCTGAAATCTACTGTCAATTTCCCAGGTGTGAAGGTAGTTAAAGACTATGGTGAGTTACCAGTAGTCAGATGTTATGCAGGTCAAATGAACCAAGTATTCATGAATATTCTCAGCAATGCTCTTGATGCTTTGGAAATGCACGCCGAAAAAAATGAATCTTTTATTCCTTCAATCTGTATTTCAACTAGAGTTTCAGCAGATCATTCTTTTGTATTGATTCGCATTGCCGACAACGGGCCAGGAATGACAGATGAGGTGAAAAAGCGGATTTTTGACCCATTTTACACAACCAAGCCTGTAGGCAAGGGTACAGGGCTAGGGCTGGCTATTAGCTACCAAATTATTGTGGAGAAGCATGGCGGAGTGATTGAGTGTGTCTCAGAACTCGATAAGGGTACAGAGTTCTGGATGGAGATAGCGCTTAACCCACAATGCAAAGTCAATAGTCAATATATAAATTCTTTACTCCCAACCTTTGAAATGGTGCAGGTTAAAACTAATTCTCAAAACTTAATAAATCAATGA
- a CDS encoding abortive infection protein, translating to MRNQLNSLVSLKIIHRLKKAISTIPAVSSWVNSILLLVFYTLIALPLGLYFGFLKFGLPQLTLEKIIQVIFICLFAPAIAEEIFFRVLLLPHLTEDVSTVKKILWGCISLAIFIVYHPLNALTAYPAGFPTFMNPVFLLQAALLGIACTIAYFQSGSLWPSVVIHWIIVVVWLLFFGGYERLNT from the coding sequence ATGCGAAACCAATTGAATAGTTTAGTTAGTTTAAAGATAATTCATCGTCTAAAGAAAGCAATATCAACAATTCCTGCTGTCTCTTCTTGGGTAAATTCAATATTACTGTTAGTATTTTATACATTAATTGCTTTACCATTGGGGTTATACTTTGGATTTCTCAAGTTTGGTTTGCCCCAATTAACATTAGAGAAAATTATCCAAGTTATATTCATTTGCTTGTTTGCACCTGCAATCGCTGAGGAGATATTTTTTCGAGTTTTACTATTGCCTCATCTTACAGAAGATGTTTCAACAGTAAAAAAGATATTGTGGGGATGTATAAGTTTGGCAATTTTTATTGTTTACCATCCTCTAAACGCTTTAACAGCATATCCTGCTGGATTCCCAACATTCATGAATCCAGTTTTTTTATTACAAGCAGCACTGTTAGGAATTGCGTGTACTATTGCTTATTTCCAAAGTGGGTCTTTGTGGCCATCTGTGGTAATACATTGGATAATTGTCGTAGTCTGGCTGCTCTTTTTTGGTGGTTATGAAAGGCTGAATACTTAA
- a CDS encoding ATPase, which translates to MSEIHSILIRLEQGLNQIIVGQSNLVQQLIVAMLAGGHIILEGVPGTGKTLLVKVLAQLIQAEFRRIQLTPDVLPSDITGTNIFDLNSRSFTLKKGPVFTEVLLADEINRTPPKTQAALLEAMEEMQVTLDGESLPLPELFWVIATQNPLEFEGTYPLPEAQLDRFLFKLAVDYPDRAAEKQMLLNRQAGFAARRGDIDRLKPLATVNEILQARQAVKEVKVSETIIDYLLALVKTSRQHPELALGASPRAAGAWLQTSQAAAWLEGRNFVTPDDIKAVASPLLRHRLILKPEAMLDGLQIDAVIASVINQVPVPR; encoded by the coding sequence ATGAGCGAAATTCATTCTATTTTAATTCGCCTTGAACAAGGTCTTAACCAAATAATTGTCGGACAGTCCAACCTTGTACAACAGCTAATAGTGGCAATGCTAGCAGGTGGGCACATAATTTTGGAAGGGGTTCCGGGAACTGGCAAAACACTTTTAGTAAAAGTATTGGCGCAATTAATTCAAGCAGAGTTTCGCCGGATTCAATTAACACCAGATGTATTACCATCAGATATTACTGGTACAAATATTTTTGACTTAAATAGCCGCAGTTTTACTCTCAAAAAAGGCCCAGTTTTTACGGAAGTACTACTAGCAGATGAAATTAATCGCACTCCCCCTAAAACCCAAGCGGCGCTGTTAGAAGCGATGGAAGAAATGCAGGTAACTCTTGATGGTGAAAGTTTGCCCTTGCCAGAATTATTTTGGGTAATTGCTACACAAAATCCTCTAGAATTTGAGGGAACTTATCCTTTACCAGAGGCGCAACTAGATAGGTTTTTATTCAAATTAGCTGTAGATTACCCAGATCGAGCTGCGGAAAAGCAAATGTTACTCAACCGTCAGGCGGGGTTTGCAGCGCGGCGTGGAGATATAGATCGTCTCAAACCTTTAGCAACAGTCAACGAAATTTTGCAGGCACGGCAAGCAGTTAAAGAGGTTAAAGTATCTGAAACAATTATTGATTATCTGCTAGCTTTGGTCAAAACATCACGCCAGCATCCCGAATTAGCTTTGGGTGCATCACCACGCGCAGCTGGTGCTTGGTTGCAGACATCTCAAGCAGCTGCATGGTTAGAAGGAAGGAATTTTGTGACGCCAGATGATATCAAAGCTGTTGCATCGCCATTACTGCGACATCGCCTGATTCTCAAACCAGAAGCAATGCTTGATGGTTTACAAATCGATGCGGTAATTGCATCGGTAATAAATCAGGTTCCAGTTCCAAGATGA
- the speE gene encoding putative spermidine synthase yields the protein MPNSLFIEQHDDGIAFYINGDLQFDTADEAIYHEYLVIPAIALASQRFPQTPLRVLICGGGDGLAARDLLRFSQIQEITLVDYNPEVLELANTVFKPYNLGSLESDKLTVYTQEAFEFVSQQPNNYYHVIICDFTYPHSSEDTKIYSQEWFQELHRVLIPAGLICTNGVSPENRTKGFWCLYQTLLSADFKVKPLHLTIPSFSELGYGNWGFFLASSQSITQGEIETLNFPENLHFLTHNQLLNAFVFKNAIAESRYDVLIHSLDSPQLFYYLLNSQSNQEYLDLQADTRIDFLDIEEQVTAQIGEGDLLDLESVTKFWIENIYSNPAAPENLPDINRYLPVRHRYHSQNMTSAWLANLKELLAEIDIKELLNSLLAKAQELPPQIASDLKRLADQINSNQPLAKLPPQTVEFIAMLSVTLLMANLVAPDSVFAKGYYSSGSSSSSSSSSSSSSGDYIGDGGSFGNKFTGFVLTAIGGIWLSSLFSRPRDE from the coding sequence ATGCCTAATTCGTTATTTATTGAACAGCATGATGATGGTATTGCCTTTTATATAAATGGAGATTTGCAGTTTGATACTGCTGATGAGGCAATATATCATGAGTATTTGGTAATTCCGGCAATAGCTTTAGCAAGTCAGAGATTTCCTCAAACACCTTTGCGCGTGTTGATTTGTGGTGGTGGCGATGGATTAGCAGCCAGGGATTTATTAAGATTTTCCCAAATTCAAGAAATTACTTTAGTAGATTACAATCCAGAAGTTTTAGAACTAGCAAACACTGTATTTAAACCTTATAATTTGGGAAGTTTAGAGTCAGATAAGCTAACTGTCTATACTCAAGAAGCCTTTGAATTTGTTTCCCAACAGCCAAATAACTACTATCACGTTATAATTTGTGATTTTACCTATCCCCATTCCTCAGAAGACACCAAGATATATAGTCAAGAATGGTTTCAAGAACTCCATCGCGTTTTAATACCTGCGGGACTAATTTGCACTAACGGCGTGTCTCCAGAAAATAGAACAAAGGGTTTTTGGTGCTTATATCAAACCTTGCTATCAGCAGATTTTAAAGTCAAGCCTTTACACCTAACTATCCCTTCATTTTCCGAGCTTGGTTATGGTAACTGGGGCTTCTTTTTAGCTTCATCGCAATCAATTACGCAAGGTGAAATAGAAACACTAAATTTCCCAGAAAATTTACATTTCCTCACTCATAATCAGCTATTAAATGCCTTTGTATTTAAGAATGCGATCGCAGAATCTCGATATGATGTATTAATTCACAGTTTAGATAGTCCGCAATTATTCTATTACTTGCTAAATTCTCAATCTAATCAAGAATATTTAGACTTACAAGCTGACACCCGTATCGATTTTTTAGATATTGAAGAACAGGTGACAGCCCAAATTGGTGAAGGTGATTTGCTAGATTTAGAATCAGTAACAAAGTTTTGGATAGAAAATATTTACTCTAACCCAGCAGCGCCAGAAAATTTACCAGATATAAATCGATATTTACCCGTACGCCATCGCTACCATAGCCAAAATATGACATCAGCTTGGTTAGCAAATCTTAAAGAATTATTGGCAGAAATTGATATTAAAGAGTTATTGAATAGTCTATTAGCAAAAGCGCAGGAACTACCACCACAAATTGCCAGCGATTTGAAAAGATTAGCCGATCAAATTAACTCTAATCAGCCGTTAGCAAAACTACCTCCGCAAACTGTTGAATTTATTGCCATGCTATCGGTAACGCTATTAATGGCAAATTTAGTAGCACCAGACTCAGTATTTGCTAAAGGTTACTATTCTAGTGGTAGCAGTAGCAGTAGCAGTAGCAGTAGCAGTAGCAGTAGTGGTGATTATATCGGTGATGGTGGAAGCTTTGGTAACAAATTTACAGGTTTTGTGTTGACTGCTATAGGCGGAATCTGGTTAAGTAGTTTATTCTCACGCCCAAGAGATGAATAA
- a CDS encoding 16S rRNA processing protein RimM, with product MGMNREDTKNAKKERKKETNPKSEVQNPQLDDWLDIGKIVAAQGLSGELRVYPNTDFPERFEVAGTRWLLRPGETEPQPIELLEGRYLENKNLYIIKLAGVENRNQAEELRDSKLMVPLSDRPQLAEDEFYVPDLIGLEVFLQASGELVGTVVDIIPAGNDLLEVELHPEFAPNKKQKKVLIPFVEAIAPVVDIQAGRIEVTPPPGLLEIND from the coding sequence ATGGGAATGAACCGCGAAGACACAAAGAACGCGAAGAAAGAACGGAAAAAAGAGACTAATCCAAAATCCGAAGTCCAAAATCCACAATTGGATGACTGGCTAGATATTGGTAAGATTGTGGCAGCTCAAGGACTGTCTGGGGAGTTGCGGGTTTATCCGAATACCGACTTCCCCGAACGATTTGAAGTAGCGGGAACACGCTGGTTGTTGCGTCCGGGAGAGACAGAACCCCAACCGATAGAATTACTCGAAGGGCGCTACCTGGAAAACAAAAATTTATACATCATTAAATTAGCTGGGGTAGAAAATCGCAACCAAGCAGAGGAATTGCGCGATTCTAAATTAATGGTGCCACTAAGCGATCGCCCCCAATTAGCAGAAGATGAATTTTATGTCCCCGATTTAATTGGTTTGGAAGTCTTTTTGCAAGCATCGGGCGAACTGGTGGGCACAGTGGTAGATATAATTCCCGCAGGTAATGATTTATTAGAAGTCGAGTTACACCCCGAATTTGCACCTAATAAGAAACAGAAGAAAGTATTAATTCCCTTTGTCGAAGCGATCGCACCTGTAGTAGATATACAAGCTGGTAGGATTGAAGTGACACCTCCACCTGGGTTATTGGAAATTAATGATTAA